In Gracilinanus agilis isolate LMUSP501 chromosome 1, AgileGrace, whole genome shotgun sequence, the sequence ccaAGAAAGAGGACAGTGAGTCTGAAGAAGATAGTGAAGATGAGGACGATGAAGAATTTGAGCCCCCCAAAGCCACCAAGGTGGGAGCAGCTCTGTCCAAATAGGAttctgaggaggaagaaaatgatgaggaggaggaggaggacagtgaggaggaggaggaggaagaggatgatgaCTCTAAAGAAGAAGCAATGAATACTACCCCTGCCAAAGGGAAGGCTACTTCTGTGAAGGCTGCCAAAGGCGCTAAACCAAGGAATCcgaggaggaagatgaagaagatgatgaagatgatgacaatgaggaggaggaggatgaagaggcGGAGGAAGTGCCCGTCAAAGAAGCCccaggaaaatggaaaaaggaaatgggcaAGCAGAAAGCCCCTGAAGCCAAGAAACAGAAATTGGAAGCTGAAATGTCTACAAATTTCAATCTCTTCGCTGGTAACCTGAACTTCAACAAAACAGCAGCTGAGCTAAAAACTGCCATCACAGACTTCTTTTCTAAAAAGGACCTTAGGGTTGTGGATATCTGCATTGGTGCCACCAGGAAGTTTGGCTATGTAGAATTTGAATCTGCTGAAGATATGGAAAAGGCTCTGGAACTCAATGGCTCCAAAGTGCTTGGCTCTGAAATGAAGctagaaaaagcaaaagagaacaagaaagatCGAGATGCCAGGATACTCTTTGTCAAGAACTTACcctataaagcaggggtcggcaacctttttggccatgagagccataaacgccatattttttaaaatgtaatttcgtgagagccatacagtgctcacagtgcgcactcctgtaacagagcctgaaaaaaaaaattgactttatggctcctgcagaaagagccatatctggccctcaaaagagtcagatatggctcgagagccatacgttgccgacccctccTATAAAGTAACTCAGGAGGAGCTCAAGGAAGTGTTTGAAGACGCTATTGAGATCAAACTGGTCTGCACCAAGGACGGAACACCCAAAGGAATTGCTTACTTTGAATTCAAGACAGAAGCATATGTGGACAAGGCCTTAGAGGAGAAGCATGGGACTGAGATAGATGGCCGGGCCCTCATTCTAGACTACATAGGGGAGAAAAGTCAAGGACAAGAGAACTCTGGAGGGAAGAACAACTCTTGGAGTGGGAACAACAGCAAGTCCTCAGACTGGAAGACGCTGGTGCTGAACAACGTTGCCTACAGTGCCACAGAGGAGAATCTGCAGGAAGTGTTTGAAAAGGCCACATCCATCAGCCTGCCCCAGAACAACCAAGACCAGCCCAAGGGGTATGCATTCATTGAGTTTGCCCCTGTGGAGGATGCTAAAGAAGCTTTGAATTCTTGTAACAACATAGAAATTGAGGGCCGAGCCATCCAGCTGGagctaaagaaacaaaagacaacaaATGCAGCTCCCAGGAACCAGCCCCACAAAACCTTATTTGTCAAAAGTCTATCCAAAGACACGAAAGAAGAAACATTGAAAGATTCTTTTAATGGCTCAGTGGGGGCCAGAATAGTCACAGACAAGGAGACAGGGTCATCGAAAGAGTTTGGTTTTGTGGACTTCAACTCTGAAGAGGAGGCCAACATTGCCAAAGAGGCCATGGAGGATGGGGAGATTGATGGAAACAAAGTCACCCTGGACTGGGACATGCCCAGTGGCTTTGGGGACCGAGGAGGAGAACATGGCAGCAATGGACGAGGAGGCTTTGGGGGCCAAGGAGGTGGCAGAGGGGGCTTAGGGGGCTGTAGAGACTGAGGCAGAGGAGGCAACTTTGGAGGTCGAGGTGGTTTCagaggaggcagaggaagaggaggagacaaCAAGCCACAAGGGAAAAAGACAAAGTTTGAATAGCTCCCCGCCCACTGGGTGGACTCTGGGTGTTGGAGCCTGTCGGTCAATGGCTGATGAAGCCTTCTGAAGACATTCCAAGACAAACATATGGTCTGAGGAGTCATCTTGGAGAAAGCCGGATGACATCTCATGGGAGAATGTGTTGGTTTTGACTGGATGAACGTTCCATAGAAACTTTTTGCAGAGACAGGTGATAGATGTGGGAAGGTATCCTTTTTGTCTATGAGTTGTCTTGAGTTTATAATATTATACCCCatgtacaaaactattttttcctacaaaaaaaaattagttccagACCAGTGatagcaaatcttttagagaccaagtgcccaaactgcaatcctcatacCTCATGTGAgtcccctgccttaccccagattGGGGTGGgaaaaagcactcccattgggctgctggaaagAGGGTttggtgatatgagaaatgtcctcaggtccagtggagagggagaaaggagcagccccctccagcatgctccAGCATGCGTACCATGGATTCACCAACATGgtcctagaccaggggtcagcaatgtatggctctggagccatatctggctccacctcatgaccagccagtccgggcagagcctcaggatgtgccccagggggcccttcagcccccgccccatattccagcaccttctgcctccatcctcctctttccacaggtgtttatggctctcacggccaaaaaggttgccgaccattgtcATAGACAATCAAGCTATCAAAATGAATAGTATAATCTTCCCAAGCAGGTAATAAGATGAGAGGTCAGTGACTCATGCAAAGCATATTCACTAGATATCATGGAAATTCTATAGCctcaaaagacaaaaatgtacAGCTAGAAGAGTTGTAAGAGCCATCAATTATATCCTGTTCAttgttttatcattattattattattttaaaatcttaccttctaatgtaagcctaggcaattggggttaagcgattttcccagggtcacacagctggaaagtgtctgaagcccaaATCTAGGGTTTTCTGATCTCTAGACCTGGtcctctatcaactgagccaccagTGATACTACCATATCTAGAATGACTGTCAACTGTTGCTCTGTGTCATCAACAAAACAAATATTGAAGGGACCAAGAAATGTCAACTGCTCTTTATATTAGTGAAAGCTAAGTTAGCAATAGAATGTTCTCTTCATCAGTAAGATAAGGATGATATGTGTCATAGGGTTACTGAAGCAGCTGGGTGATACAACAGttaaagtgctggacttgaaaACAGACAGAACTCAATTCAAACCCTgctttcagacacttactgatgGTGTGATCCTCACtaaccctcagttttctcatctgcaaaataaagataaGATTAGCCTCCACCTCCAAGGATGTTTGCGGATAGAATGAGATGACATATATAAAGTATTGTGtcagccttaaagtgctataaaaatactAAACTCTTATATTGTTGTGTAAGTAAGATAATATATGTCTAAAATGCTTCATAAACTGTAAAACCTAAATAAATAgatgttattttatttcatgtctCCTGGTCCCACCAACATAGCAGTTACAGATATATTCATTGGTGCTGTGATTTCCCACAAATTTTAGTATTCATCACTGTTAGGTAGCAAGGTAGGGTGGGAGGGAATATTCAGATTGTAGCCAATAGATATGAGTTCAATTCTCAATATGTCTAATTAACATGTGGATGATATTGcccataagcctcagtttcctcatctgtaaaatgagggaattggatttgATGACCATTAAGTCTCTTATACTCTAAATTCTGATACTCGAAAAACTGCATGCAAATGTTGTGTACATTTCATCTTACTGAGAAGATGGAGGGAAAGGATAAGGAGAACAGATATCAGAGATAAGATGAGACTAGGACTGAGAAACCAAAGGCAAGGGCTGGATGCAAATAGCTGGGACCTAGTAACTGGTCTCAAAGAGCCAGGACAAAGCACCTGGACACAAAGAGCAAGGAGCTAGAACccagtcacaaagagtcaggactCAGCACTTcatatatagtaagcatttaatacatGTTGGATTGATGAATTCGAATAATAAGTGCTAATCATGGGAACCAGTCAGACACAAAGGCTACCTTGAAACTAAGGATCATAGGTAACTGAATACCTGAGATGTAGGAAAAACAGAtgagggtggaggtggggagaagaataaattgaatactgaacttggaatcaggaagacctgtaaTCATTCATAGACCTACTAAATGtatgatcttaagcaagtcactttgctttCCTATGCCTCGGTTCTGTTATCTTTAATAGGAGAAGGTTGGAATCAATGGCCTCAAAGGgtacttccagctctaaatttatgatcctacatTAGGAATAAGAAACCAAGCAAATACTAGAGACTAAGCTGAGATAGTAGCTCTGCCACAAGACCAACAGAGAACAGAATATACAAGTACCAGAAGTCAAGGCAAAACAGTGGCTTGGGAACTAGGAAAGTGGAAGCCTAGGCAAGCTGGGGAGTCAACACCTATACAAACAGTCCTAGCACAGCTAGAAATTCAATAAAACAGCTATGCCCATTATGCATAAGGAGTATCTTATGCCTAGGatatttcagttgtttcagtcatttccaactttttgtgactgtgTTTGGGGGTTCCTTGGCAAAAGTAttggatggcttgccatttccttctccagttcattttacagatgaggaaactgaggcaaacatgattaagtgatttgcccagggtcgcaaagccagtaagtgtctgaggccagattcaaactcaggaagaagaatcttgctgactccaggtccagcattctatccattatactttCATGTGgtatacaaagatgaaaacagaaatagaaatagtccctgacctctaGGGACTAGATTAGACTGGAAAGGGTACCAAGGATTTCAGGAGGAAGAGTGCTAATAATTGAAGAGGTTAAGAAAAAGTTTTCTATATGAGGTGACACCTGAGctgtgtttttggtttttgtttaatGAAGCCTATAGGGAGTCTGTCTATCAActaaagatgaggaaggaagcaGTTGAGCCAAAGACCAGAGGAAGATGTCTCCTATGTTTTCTGCTGAGGCAAAAGGCCATCTCAGAGCATAGCCAGCTTCAGGGCCTGCCTACAAGTAAGAAATGTCAGAAATATGGGAAGTGGATGTTCCCAGCTGGAATCAGAAATGTAGGGGCAGACTCTGACACACTGAAAAATGCTACCACCTTGCCTGGGATAACAACATTCTGGTTGTCTAGAGCCAAAGGTACAGCCAGAGTACATTTTCACAAGTGAAGCATTTCTCCTTAAGAGATACGTATCCAATTTCTCTCATGCTAACTCCCTGGCCAAGGTGGCCCTCATTCAATCTAGTGGCCTTCGGTAAAGAAAGAGAtttcacattctttgtggtggtgCCTGAATGTCTCTGGTCTATTTATGTTGCCCTCCTGCCCTGAGAAGCAGGAAGATAAAAACTTACAGTCCTCTTATGCTGATAAAAGGGGAAGGGCTGTGAAAGGAATGGAACTCTTTCTGTCCTCCAAGCCTTCAATCTTTGAAGTGGGCCTAGGAGGGGTGGGAAACCCCCAAAACCATAAGTTTTTCAGAAGTTTGAGGAGGAGAAACAGACTGGCATATCATAGGGTAGATCAATCCAgaggacatttattaagtacctactgagATAATTATCAATGTGTTCCAACTCAGTATCTAGTCTCTGAACATTTTGCTTTATTGCTGATATGtgacagacagatagattagatggattagatagatagatagatagatagatagatagatagatagatagacagataaatggaaggatagatggatagatggatatagTGGCAGATatgtagatacatacatagatatagattcatagatacacatatatgtacatataaatataaggcagagaatatataattatgtatatgtatatatgtatgtatatatgtgtgtgtatagatacaaATACAGATTACATAGTTTCCTATTTTATATGTGACTATCCTTAAAGTGATAAGGAATTCTGTTGACTCTGTAAGTATGTCCAGTTGTCGACCTGAGGCAagagagaatttattttcttctaggcAAGAAGGGTCAACAGAAGCTAGTGGGAGACTTTGATTCAGGAAATCCCATGgactccagaaaaagaaaaaaccaagtataattaataataataatatagtgtaACAGCtatgaggtggggggggggtccTAATAAACCCCTCCCACACTATCAATACTCACTCTCATACAATAGCAAGTATTTacatagtacctactatatgccagacacagttaaatatattacaaatcttctctcatttgatcctcacaagaaccatgggaggtaaatgctaatattatcccaattttgcagttgagaaaaaagataaaaagaagctgagtgacttgcctgtggtcaaaGAGCTAATGTGTCTAAGATGGCATTTTATTcacttcttcctgattccaaagtgtaataggtataggctttaaaggtataaaggcagatttttgcaagtagattagggaaagccttggctGGAAGTCACGAACATTCTGTATAGAATGCAGgtggtagggaggagagagctaagcaacagacattgctgttctGTGAGGGGTTTGAAGCCgatgtgcaatcagcagtccctatttaacctgggatcttggagagtgaaGGTTGCAAAGGCTAaagacatcatcctgcaagtcaactgtGAGGGAAGAGGCCtctgttctggtggacagtttgcagacatctctccctacctggttacttgggatcatcagctgtggaggagttggttcctggtatcctgaacacatctctggatcagttgtgagaccccaaatccaagcccgcttcctcaggtccttagccaagctgtcaaacctggcagaagccaggttggttAAGGAACTTACCATTTTttactccagtcctgggcagttagatatagttttacctcaccccctctcctatcctctcaaaaacCAATTAAACTGTTTCTCTGTGTGGTTGCCTTCATACCTTGAAGTTTCCatagtgtgtatttattatactctgagtttatccCTTGTCTTGGAGAAGCAGGGTGACACTGTCACTTCTGTTAACAGTCTGTTCCCTTAACagtaaacccagtttccctaacttgtttggtcccccTACAGTCCATTCCTATCTCCTACTCaccccttctgaacccacatataacatttaagttatctcccctggttttccccataagaaaacCCAGGTCTCTAAATCTTATGCCATCTTACTGTAAAGAGACATGCCTAAAAACCCTGGACTTGATGCAGATTCCTGGCTCCAGTCTTCAGTAGAATCTTTTATGATCAGagcccttcctatctttccaatcttttcATACTTTAATCTCCTCCAAGTATTCAATGGTCCAGCAATACCACAGTTGCAAAATATGCCATTTCCTGGCTCCTTTGCCTTGCACTGGTTGTCCACAAAGCCTagaaagctctctctctctctcctcagttcCACCTTCAGACACCCCtggcttctttcttttccccctcaataactattttcttttcagttcgaAATTCTCTACAGTAACAGccatattgtaaagataatcaactttgaaagacttcgtAAGCTTGATGTTTTTTAAGatccagttcaaatcctaccgTTGGCAAGAGGTCTTCCATGGTCCCCTCTAACTCCCCAGGCACATAAGCCTTCCTTTCTATGACTGCCTTCTTTCCACTCTAAATGTGTCCTGTGCGCACACATTCATTTGTGTTTTCTCATGTATTTGTATacaagctccttgatggcagagaCTGGTTTGGTGTTTTTGTCCTCCATTTTTTAGCCAATGTGTAGTACAGTGGTTGGCacttataaatatttaacaaaagattCCTAATTAATTGGTGGGAATTACAGGAAAGAACTATAAATAATCTAGGTATTGCTGACTCTGAAAGTGTGAGAAAATATCTTTCTCATGGGAGATTTTACTACCTATTGCAGAACAAAGAAGAGCATCTGCTCAACTTGCTATAATCAGTTCTCCtttgatattttatctttttcagaTTATTCCAAAAGAATCTGAGTTGTCTATAGAACCTGACTGCCAGTATTGTATACTCTCATCATTTTCCGAACCTTATACCTGACTCTCATCTAACTTAAGACcactctcatttgatttttcagcTTTTCAAAAGATTGTTCATCTTTCTTAATCCTTGGTATAGATCAAGAGTTTGGACATGGGTCCCAATTAGTCTCCTAGGTTttgcctcttctctttcccaagaaagaaaaatgcccTGATTAAGCTAAAAATATAGTTTTCTGGTTTAATGCATTCCTGATGGGGAGCTGAGGCTCTGATTATTACTCCTATTCAATTTGGGGCTACTGCTTTCTCTCACTCTgcactttttcttcattttaagagGGATCTTTTGAAACTAAGGAATAAGCCAAAGGTTCGCAATCATTCATTAAATGCCACTTCTTGAAGAAATCAATCCTCCTAAATCTCCAAAGAATCTAATATCATATCAATATGTTGTAACAAAGCATGATTTAACTATGTAAGTCCCTGCAGTCAATAGTCTATTTGATCTGGGAGTTCTTAAACTGTCTCCAGCCTCAGTTCCttaggaaattgaagctcagaaaagcatgtgacttgtccaaagtcatagagACAATAATACATAGCAGAGTTAGGATGGAATCCTGGTCATCTAAAACCAAATCCAAGGATCTTTTCACTATGATAAAATGCCTCCTTAGTTACAAAATTAGCTAGTTCCctttttcaataaaatcaaagatttatttattaagtatatatgtgtttttattattttccaattgtttacaaatccaaataaaacaagcatttccatataagAGGGGGAAAAGATATTATGCaaaggaaatcacaaatctcctatatgtttaacttacttttcttcgtATTACATAATAGATCCTATCCACTAAGGTCCCAATCCCTCCTCAGCCTCCCTGCATCACATAGGATATCATCATGGAGGCTAACATGTTCTCTCATGCTTTATCTACCTGTTCCCTTTCTAGAGGTTAACATTCTTAGTTTATTCTTCTATTATTAATTCTATGGCTGTATGTAATTAATGTTCCTCTGATTCTACCTATTTCACTATCCattatataattctttccaggtttttttaatcagatttttcatcatttcttacagagcaATAGTATCTatcacaatcataaaccacaatttgtttagccatatgtcagttaatgggcatcccctcagtttccaattctttgccaccacaaagagtattgccacaaatattttagagcacatgggttcttttcctcttttcctaacCTGCTTGGGAAAGAGACCCAGAAATGGCACTGCTGGATTTAAGAATATATAGTTTTGTAACTCTCTGAGTGTAATTCCACATTGCTCTCcgaaatggttagatcagttcacagctccaccaacagtgcattagtgtccccatttttcaatatccccttcaacatttgtctgcccatccatgaacaattaatatttctccatttattagatgtaactttatttgtataaaagtgttttataattatgtccaTATAGTTCCCGGGTTTGTTTtcacaggtattttattctacctGTGGTCATTTTAAATGGAgcatctctttttatctcttcttgcaggactttgtcaTTAATGTATAAAAAATACTGATTAGTTATGTGGATTCACGTCCTGCTACTTTGATAAAATTATCTTTGGTTTCAACcaaatttttagttgaatttctggGATTTTCCatgtataccatcatgtcatcaaCAAATAGAAATGGTTTTATTACTTCTTTGGCCATTCTGAttcctttgatttgtttttcttctcttattgttattgctagcatttctaatactatgttaaataatattagagCTAATaggcatccttattttacttctcaTCTTACTAGGAATGTTTCTGGCTTCTCCCCATTATAGAAAATACTTGTTTTAAGTAGATGctgcttcatttcatttttaagaagA encodes:
- the LOC123253290 gene encoding LOW QUALITY PROTEIN: nucleolin-like (The sequence of the model RefSeq protein was modified relative to this genomic sequence to represent the inferred CDS: inserted 2 bases in 2 codons; substituted 2 bases at 2 genomic stop codons): MSIALLLARWKQKQSQSLAVLTLLVVSQVPLTARPYLTSSLEGLLASLNKGSSQGRCPLHSPKAKEGPCDGEHWPVVRKGRPSAMAPRDGTRWIAKPRSCATAKVKLRKAAKNQGERKKMVPXPKEVEDSEDEDMSEEEEESSGEEVVVLQKKGKKAAATPTKKAAVATTPAKKAVVTPGKKAAVTPAKKVATPAKTVPTPDKKGAKAAATPAKAVATPAKGAKNGKNAKKEDSESEEDSEDEDDEEFEPPKATKVGAALSKXDSEEEENDEEEEEDSEEEEEEEDDDSKEEAMNTTPAKGKATSVKAAKGAXTKESEEEDEEDDEDDDNEEEEDEEAEEVPVKEAPGKWKKEMGKQKAPEAKKQKLEAEMSTNFNLFAGNLNFNKTAAELKTAITDFFSKKDLRVVDICIGATRKFGYVEFESAEDMEKALELNGSKVLGSEMKLEKAKENKKDRDARILFVKNLPYKAGVVTQEELKEVFEDAIEIKLVCTKDGTPKGIAYFEFKTEAYVDKALEEKHGTEIDGRALILDYIGEKSQGQENSGGKNNSWSGNNSKSSDWKTLVLNNVAYSATEENLQEVFEKATSISLPQNNQDQPKGYAFIEFAPVEDAKEALNSCNNIEIEGRAIQLELKKQKTTNAAPRNQPHKTLFVKSLSKDTKEETLKDSFNGSVGARIVTDKETGSSKEFGFVDFNSEEEANIAKEAMEDGEIDGNKVTLDWDMPSGFGDRGGEHGSNGRGGFGGQGGGRGGLGGCRDXGRGGNFGGRGGFRGGRGRGGDNKPQGKKTKFE